A portion of the Feifania hominis genome contains these proteins:
- the vanR gene encoding VanR-ABDEGLN family response regulator transcription factor — translation MAERILVVDDEKEIADLVELYLKNDGYEVSKCASVAEALDCVAREELSLAVLDVMLPDGSGFSLCQEIRREHLFPIIMLTAKVEDMDKIMGLTLGADDYITKPFNPLELVARVKTQLRRYTRYNLAHPADSRQEFDFAGLTVCRESRKCTLYGRELALTPIEFDILWYLCEHRGRVVPSEELFEAVWKEKYLDSNNTVMAHIARLREKMGEPSRKPKFIKTVWGVGYTIE, via the coding sequence ATGGCGGAGCGAATTCTTGTGGTGGACGATGAAAAGGAAATTGCAGATCTGGTGGAGCTGTATCTGAAAAACGACGGCTACGAGGTCTCAAAGTGCGCGAGCGTCGCCGAGGCGCTCGACTGTGTCGCGCGTGAGGAGCTGTCGCTGGCCGTGCTCGATGTGATGCTGCCGGACGGCAGCGGCTTTTCCCTCTGCCAGGAGATCCGCCGCGAGCATCTGTTTCCCATCATCATGCTCACCGCAAAGGTCGAAGACATGGACAAAATCATGGGGCTCACCCTCGGCGCGGACGACTACATCACAAAGCCGTTCAACCCGCTGGAGCTCGTCGCCCGCGTCAAGACCCAGCTTCGCCGCTACACCCGCTACAATCTCGCGCACCCGGCGGACAGCCGCCAGGAGTTTGACTTCGCGGGACTCACCGTCTGCCGCGAGAGCCGCAAGTGTACGCTCTACGGCCGCGAGCTCGCGCTGACCCCCATTGAGTTTGACATTCTGTGGTATCTGTGCGAGCACCGGGGACGGGTGGTGCCGTCGGAGGAGCTCTTTGAGGCGGTGTGGAAAGAGAAGTATCTCGACAGCAACAACACCGTCATGGCCCACATCGCGCGCCTGCGCGAGAAGATGGGCGAACCGAGCCGAAAGCCGAAGTTTATCAAGACCGTCTGGGGGGTGGGGTACACCATTGAATAG
- a CDS encoding Sapep family Mn(2+)-dependent dipeptidase translates to MNLQQEIRARQGEIVKTLSELIRIPSVRGEPTEGCPYGAHSAEALRWVLELCVGMGFRTKNLGNRVGYAEFGEGEELVGILIHLDVVPVGGVWERDPFSGDVADGRVYGRGAEDDKGPGVAALYCAKTLMDLGVEPKRRVRLIFGTNEETSMDDMDYYVEREGVPDYAFAPDGLYPIINCEKGMAKIAFAREGGSPGAVVAFEGGTAVNIVPESARAILDGSRIDAAAVAQAARSYQGAAALEAETGADGRLTVTARGRAAHAAYAPDGVNAIGALALFLREQLKEQAGPLVSFLAACFGMQTDGAAARVRCEDEVSGPLTLNVGLAQAGETGQSAHIDIRYPVSRTAQELADTLAPLAARWGFSTAVTHDMPPLLVPEDSRIVRELSAVYEQVTGRPAFCRPRGVGTYCRKMAGRAVTFGAHLEDTPHTNYHEPNEFIEIENLMGHAEICIEAIYRLATMPAV, encoded by the coding sequence ATGAATTTACAGCAGGAGATCCGCGCCCGGCAGGGCGAGATTGTCAAGACTCTCAGCGAGCTCATCCGCATTCCGAGCGTCCGGGGGGAGCCCACTGAGGGCTGCCCCTACGGGGCACATTCAGCCGAGGCGCTGCGGTGGGTGCTCGAGCTCTGCGTGGGTATGGGCTTTCGCACAAAAAATCTCGGCAACCGCGTGGGATACGCCGAGTTCGGCGAGGGGGAGGAGCTTGTCGGCATCCTCATCCATCTCGACGTGGTGCCGGTCGGCGGCGTGTGGGAGCGCGACCCCTTTTCGGGCGACGTGGCGGACGGCCGGGTCTACGGCCGCGGCGCGGAGGACGACAAGGGCCCCGGCGTCGCCGCGCTCTACTGCGCGAAGACCCTGATGGACCTCGGCGTCGAGCCGAAGCGCCGCGTGCGGCTGATCTTCGGCACCAACGAGGAGACCAGCATGGACGATATGGACTACTACGTCGAGCGCGAGGGCGTACCGGACTATGCCTTTGCGCCGGACGGGCTCTACCCCATCATCAACTGTGAAAAGGGCATGGCGAAAATCGCCTTTGCCCGCGAGGGAGGAAGCCCCGGCGCCGTCGTGGCCTTTGAGGGTGGCACAGCCGTCAATATTGTGCCCGAAAGTGCGCGCGCCATTCTCGACGGCAGCCGGATTGACGCCGCCGCCGTCGCGCAGGCGGCCCGCTCGTATCAGGGGGCCGCGGCGCTCGAAGCCGAGACCGGCGCGGACGGCAGGCTCACCGTGACAGCGCGCGGGCGCGCCGCCCACGCGGCCTATGCGCCCGATGGGGTCAACGCGATCGGCGCGCTGGCGCTCTTTCTCAGAGAGCAGCTCAAAGAGCAGGCGGGGCCGCTTGTGAGCTTTCTCGCGGCGTGCTTCGGCATGCAGACCGACGGGGCGGCCGCGCGCGTCCGGTGCGAGGACGAAGTCTCGGGGCCGCTGACGCTCAACGTGGGTCTCGCGCAGGCCGGGGAGACCGGCCAGAGCGCGCACATCGACATCCGCTACCCGGTGAGCCGCACGGCGCAGGAGCTTGCCGACACGCTCGCGCCGCTCGCGGCGCGCTGGGGCTTTTCCACCGCCGTCACCCACGACATGCCGCCGCTTCTCGTGCCGGAGGACAGCCGCATTGTACGCGAGCTCTCGGCGGTGTACGAGCAGGTGACCGGCCGGCCCGCTTTCTGTCGGCCGCGCGGGGTCGGAACCTACTGCCGCAAGATGGCGGGGCGCGCCGTGACTTTCGGCGCGCATCTGGAGGACACCCCGCACACCAACTACCACGAGCCCAATGAATTCATCGAAATCGAGAATCTCATGGGCCACGCCGAGATCTGCATCGAGGCGATCTACCGGCTTGCGACCATGCCGGCCGTATGA
- a CDS encoding MATE family efflux transporter → MELETQARQAPLFSRGDLRRLIVPLIIEQFLLMAVGMADTVMVTTAGEAAVSGVSLVDGINILIIQIFSALSTGGAVVVAQYMGREEQHNVKIASRQLLYIMTGLSLLLTAVAMVLREGILSLIFGRVEPDVMSSALVYFLLTAAAYPFIGIYNAGAALFRAMGNSRVSMFCTLIINIINIAVNAIFIYGFGMGAAGAGIGTLVSRIAAAVIIMVFLNRTGHGIGLADLLHIRFRWGMIRSILFVGIPNGLENGMFQVGKLLVLGLITSFGTSAVAANAIGNSIAGVVNVPGMAIGLSVITVVGRCMGAGETDQAALYTKKLVGLSYLCMSAMGVLLFFTAGFWVSLFHLSAEAARMAAQVLRISAVGIIVIWPLAFTLPNSLRAAGDAFYTMVVSQVTMFVCRVALSYVFACSWGLNMGLAGVWLAMVTDWVVRAAFFLLRYRRGKWKRIKVIA, encoded by the coding sequence ATGGAGCTCGAAACACAGGCGCGTCAGGCGCCTCTCTTTTCGCGCGGCGATCTTCGGCGGCTGATCGTTCCGCTGATCATAGAGCAGTTTCTGCTCATGGCGGTGGGCATGGCCGACACGGTCATGGTCACCACCGCGGGGGAGGCGGCCGTGTCCGGCGTCTCGCTGGTTGACGGCATCAACATTCTCATCATCCAGATCTTCTCCGCGCTGTCCACGGGCGGCGCCGTGGTGGTGGCCCAGTACATGGGCCGCGAGGAGCAGCACAATGTCAAAATCGCCTCGCGGCAGCTTCTCTACATCATGACCGGCCTCTCTCTTCTGCTCACGGCGGTCGCCATGGTGCTGCGCGAGGGCATTCTCTCGCTGATCTTCGGCCGGGTGGAACCGGATGTCATGAGCAGCGCCCTCGTCTACTTTCTGCTGACCGCGGCGGCCTATCCGTTCATCGGCATCTACAACGCGGGCGCCGCTCTCTTTCGGGCCATGGGCAACAGCAGAGTGTCCATGTTCTGTACGCTGATCATCAACATCATCAACATTGCCGTCAACGCCATCTTCATCTACGGCTTTGGCATGGGGGCCGCCGGCGCCGGAATCGGCACGCTGGTCTCGCGCATTGCGGCGGCGGTCATCATCATGGTGTTTCTCAACCGCACGGGCCACGGCATCGGCCTTGCCGATCTGCTCCACATCCGCTTTCGGTGGGGCATGATTCGGAGCATTCTCTTTGTCGGCATTCCAAACGGCCTTGAAAACGGCATGTTCCAGGTCGGCAAGCTGCTGGTGCTGGGGCTGATCACCTCGTTCGGCACCTCGGCGGTCGCGGCAAACGCCATCGGCAACAGCATTGCCGGCGTCGTCAACGTGCCCGGTATGGCCATCGGTCTCTCGGTCATCACGGTGGTCGGGCGGTGCATGGGCGCGGGCGAGACCGATCAGGCGGCGCTCTACACGAAAAAGCTCGTGGGGCTGAGCTATCTGTGCATGTCGGCGATGGGGGTGCTGCTCTTTTTCACGGCCGGCTTCTGGGTGTCGCTCTTCCACCTGAGCGCCGAGGCGGCCCGGATGGCCGCGCAGGTGCTGCGCATCAGCGCCGTCGGCATCATCGTCATCTGGCCCCTGGCCTTTACGCTGCCGAACTCGCTGCGCGCAGCGGGCGATGCGTTCTATACGATGGTGGTCTCCCAGGTGACCATGTTCGTCTGCCGGGTGGCCCTGAGCTATGTGTTCGCCTGCTCCTGGGGGCTCAATATGGGCCTTGCGGGCGTGTGGCTCGCCATGGTCACCGACTGGGTGGTGCGTGCGGCGTTCTTCCTGCTGCGCTACCGGCGCGGCAAGTGGAAGCGCATCAAGGTCATCGCCTGA
- a CDS encoding sensor histidine kinase, whose product MNREKRRRRSQLSQRLLVQYFLSVLIYLLVLGASVLMAAQFCAGINWHSNDPLYRFLLFVRDYILLFVGIPAIGGWVLITWWYLSKPLRYLDEIVDASRKLASPSEEPIELSAALAATANEMNLVRERALRDARAARDAEQRKNDLIVYLAHDLKTPLTSVIGYLTLLRDETELSTGLRAKYTGIALAKAERLEELINEFFDITRFSLTHLTLERETVNLTRMLEQITYEFNPALAGRSLTWDNRLEPGVELVCDPEKLERVFDNLLRNAVGYSYEGTAIEVTLERRGAHAVVRVKNRGRTIAPEKLERIFEQFFRLDSSRGSATGGAGLGLAIAKEIVVLHGGTITAESADESVCFTVTLPGAV is encoded by the coding sequence TTGAATAGAGAGAAGAGAAGACGCCGCAGCCAGCTCTCGCAGAGGCTTCTGGTGCAGTACTTTCTCAGTGTGCTGATCTACCTGCTCGTGCTCGGCGCATCGGTGCTGATGGCGGCGCAGTTCTGCGCGGGGATCAACTGGCACTCCAACGACCCGCTCTACCGGTTTCTGCTTTTCGTCAGAGACTACATTCTGCTCTTTGTCGGCATACCGGCCATCGGGGGCTGGGTGCTGATCACCTGGTGGTATCTCTCGAAGCCGCTTCGCTATCTCGACGAGATTGTCGACGCCTCGCGTAAGCTCGCGTCGCCGAGCGAGGAGCCCATCGAGCTGTCCGCGGCGCTCGCCGCCACCGCAAACGAGATGAACCTCGTGCGCGAGAGGGCGCTTCGCGACGCGCGCGCGGCGCGCGACGCCGAGCAGCGCAAAAACGACCTGATCGTCTATCTCGCCCACGATCTCAAGACGCCGCTGACCAGCGTGATCGGCTATCTGACGCTGCTGCGCGACGAGACGGAGCTCTCGACCGGGTTGCGCGCCAAGTACACCGGCATCGCCCTCGCCAAGGCCGAGCGGCTCGAGGAGCTGATCAACGAGTTTTTCGACATCACCCGCTTCAGCCTGACCCATCTGACGCTCGAGCGGGAGACGGTCAATCTCACGCGCATGCTCGAGCAGATCACCTACGAGTTCAACCCCGCTCTCGCCGGGCGCTCGCTCACCTGGGACAACCGGCTCGAGCCGGGCGTCGAGCTCGTCTGCGACCCCGAGAAGCTCGAGCGCGTGTTTGACAACCTGCTGCGAAACGCGGTGGGCTACAGCTATGAGGGAACCGCCATTGAGGTGACGCTCGAGCGCCGCGGCGCACACGCCGTGGTGCGTGTGAAAAACCGCGGGCGCACCATCGCGCCGGAGAAGCTCGAGCGCATCTTTGAGCAGTTTTTCCGCCTCGACTCGTCGCGCGGCAGCGCGACCGGCGGGGCTGGACTGGGGCTCGCCATCGCAAAGGAGATCGTCGTGCTGCACGGCGGAACCATCACCGCCGAGAGCGCCGACGAGAGCGTGTGCTTCACCGTCACGCTGCCGGGAGCCGTGTAA
- a CDS encoding serine O-acetyltransferase, whose product MAVRQRLTEWSRGDCLAGFWRLYRLHARAKNRLVSDVLGFLMARSARRHGGYVGRGAVVEGEPSLPHGLHGVYISRYARVGRDCRIYQNVTIGEVGGRAPRIGRRCLIGAGAVLVGGITVGDGAKIGAGAVVSRDVPPGCTVVAQPPRVLCGGQRDV is encoded by the coding sequence ATGGCAGTGAGACAGCGGCTGACCGAGTGGTCCCGGGGCGATTGCCTCGCAGGTTTCTGGCGGCTCTACCGGCTGCACGCCCGGGCAAAGAACCGGCTGGTCTCGGATGTGCTCGGCTTTCTGATGGCCCGCTCGGCCCGCCGCCACGGCGGTTATGTCGGCCGGGGCGCCGTGGTGGAGGGCGAGCCCTCGCTGCCCCACGGGCTGCACGGGGTCTATATCTCGCGCTATGCCAGGGTCGGGCGGGACTGCCGCATCTACCAGAATGTCACCATCGGCGAGGTCGGCGGGCGCGCTCCCAGGATCGGGCGGCGCTGTCTGATCGGAGCGGGAGCCGTGCTCGTCGGGGGCATCACGGTCGGCGACGGCGCGAAAATCGGCGCCGGTGCGGTCGTCAGCCGCGACGTGCCGCCCGGCTGCACGGTGGTCGCCCAGCCGCCGCGTGTGCTGTGCGGGGGTCAGAGAGATGTGTGA
- a CDS encoding D-alanyl-D-alanine carboxypeptidase family protein, whose translation MSARLDPTCRGSLILVNAGHPYCGWEPELAPVGGVLLERRAAALLERLMARMHGWDGIAAVSGWRPHVEQRGLWEQSLRDNGEDFTRRFVARPGHSEHETGLAIDLGLRGEPLDAIRPHFPDEGAARAFRRLAAGHGFVERYPAGKEHITGIAAEPWHFRYVGVPHAAIMVKFGFILEEYHDFLRRFPYGGAPFCFTEGERSFEISRLTGAQTPPQTDGTAVVSGDNMGAQILTVWREGAAVWQ comes from the coding sequence GTGAGCGCGCGCCTCGACCCCACCTGCCGGGGCAGCCTGATTCTCGTGAACGCCGGGCACCCCTATTGCGGGTGGGAACCGGAGCTCGCGCCCGTGGGCGGCGTGCTGCTGGAGCGCCGCGCGGCGGCGCTTCTCGAGCGGCTCATGGCGCGGATGCACGGCTGGGACGGCATTGCGGCAGTCAGCGGCTGGCGGCCCCATGTGGAGCAGCGCGGGCTCTGGGAGCAGTCTCTTCGCGACAACGGGGAGGATTTCACGCGCCGCTTTGTCGCAAGACCCGGCCACAGCGAGCATGAGACCGGGCTTGCGATTGACCTCGGGCTGCGCGGTGAGCCGCTCGACGCCATCCGCCCGCACTTCCCGGACGAGGGAGCTGCCCGCGCCTTTCGCCGGCTTGCGGCGGGCCACGGCTTTGTCGAGCGCTACCCGGCGGGAAAGGAGCACATCACCGGCATTGCGGCCGAGCCCTGGCACTTTCGCTATGTGGGCGTGCCCCACGCCGCAATTATGGTGAAGTTTGGCTTCATCCTCGAGGAGTACCACGACTTTTTGCGGCGCTTTCCGTATGGCGGCGCGCCCTTTTGCTTCACCGAGGGGGAGCGCAGCTTTGAGATCAGCCGCCTGACCGGCGCACAGACGCCGCCGCAGACGGACGGCACGGCGGTAGTCTCGGGCGACAACATGGGCGCGCAGATTTTGACCGTGTGGAGAGAGGGGGCGGCGGTATGGCAGTGA
- the vanW gene encoding glycopeptide resistance accessory protein VanW, whose protein sequence is MARRRVTQMFPWLLPLRRWQRRLFFYTKMRFDGCRYADGLSEDLLPCVLFTSSCPMLNDSTGLDMVYQHNKVYNLKLAAATLSGLVIRPGETFSFWHLVRRADRETPYREGLAEVDGRLVPRLGGGVCQLANLLFWVMLHAPLTIVERHGHPVKSFPEPPSDAGAGVDATVSEGWLDLRLRNDTDEPYQITVAFDDDHIIGGVRAQRDPGRIWRVAEENLRYCREAGEVYEQVDIVRLVLDSATGRCLERRLLYQNRCRIGYELPPGTPIEER, encoded by the coding sequence ATGGCGCGAAGACGCGTGACACAGATGTTCCCCTGGCTGCTGCCGCTGCGGCGCTGGCAGAGGCGGCTGTTCTTCTATACCAAAATGCGCTTCGACGGCTGCCGCTATGCAGACGGGCTCTCAGAGGACCTGCTGCCCTGCGTGCTGTTCACCTCGAGCTGTCCCATGCTCAACGACAGCACCGGGCTCGACATGGTCTACCAGCACAACAAGGTCTACAATCTGAAGCTCGCCGCAGCGACGCTGAGCGGGCTTGTCATCCGCCCGGGCGAGACCTTTTCATTCTGGCACCTCGTGCGCCGCGCCGACCGCGAGACACCCTACCGCGAGGGCCTCGCCGAGGTGGACGGCCGGCTTGTGCCCCGCCTGGGAGGGGGCGTCTGCCAGCTTGCGAATCTGCTGTTCTGGGTGATGCTGCACGCGCCGCTGACCATTGTCGAGCGCCACGGCCACCCGGTCAAGAGCTTTCCCGAGCCGCCGAGTGACGCGGGGGCTGGCGTGGACGCCACAGTCAGCGAGGGGTGGCTCGACCTGCGTCTGCGAAACGACACCGACGAGCCCTATCAGATCACAGTGGCGTTTGACGACGACCACATCATCGGCGGCGTGCGCGCGCAGCGCGACCCCGGGCGCATCTGGCGGGTGGCAGAGGAGAATCTGCGCTACTGCCGCGAGGCCGGCGAAGTCTATGAGCAGGTGGACATCGTGCGCCTTGTGCTCGACAGCGCGACAGGGCGGTGCCTCGAGAGGCGGCTGCTGTATCAAAACCGCTGCCGGATCGGCTATGAACTGCCGCCCGGCACACCCATAGAGGAGAGGTAG
- the vanG gene encoding D-alanine--D-serine ligase VanG — MDRKKIVILFGGCSVEHDISLESACGVLGALDRERYEPVTVGITREGEWLLYRGGPERIANGTWRFGDCVSAALSPNRGERALLVFEAGGVQKITVDAVFPVLHGENGEDGTVQGLCELAGIPLVGCGTLASALGMDKDRSHRLAALAGVRVPRSFALIQGCDLADVHSRAQQLGYPLFVKPAGAGSSFGVSRVAAPQELESAVREALRYGGRALVEECIPGFEVGVAIMGNRELTVGEVDEIELADGFFDFTEKYQLITSKIHVPARIEPEKASEIKRAAEAVYRALGCRGFARVDLFLTPAGEIVFNEINTIPGFTAHSRFPGMMRAAGLTLAQVVARVIELAVQP, encoded by the coding sequence ATGGATAGAAAAAAGATCGTCATTCTGTTCGGCGGCTGCTCGGTGGAGCACGACATCTCGCTCGAGTCGGCCTGCGGCGTGCTCGGCGCGCTCGACCGCGAGCGCTACGAGCCCGTGACGGTGGGCATCACCCGCGAGGGCGAGTGGCTTCTGTACCGCGGCGGCCCTGAGCGCATCGCAAACGGCACCTGGCGCTTCGGCGACTGCGTGAGCGCCGCTCTCTCGCCGAACCGCGGCGAGAGAGCGCTTCTGGTCTTTGAGGCCGGGGGCGTGCAAAAAATCACCGTGGACGCGGTCTTCCCGGTGCTGCACGGGGAAAACGGCGAGGATGGAACCGTGCAGGGGCTCTGCGAGCTCGCGGGCATCCCGCTTGTCGGCTGCGGCACACTCGCGTCGGCGCTCGGCATGGACAAGGACCGCTCCCACAGGCTCGCGGCGCTTGCGGGGGTGCGCGTGCCGCGCTCTTTCGCGCTGATACAGGGCTGCGACCTGGCCGATGTCCACAGCCGGGCGCAGCAGCTTGGCTACCCGCTCTTTGTCAAGCCCGCGGGGGCGGGCTCCTCCTTTGGGGTGAGCCGTGTCGCCGCGCCGCAGGAACTGGAGAGCGCGGTGCGCGAGGCGCTGCGCTACGGCGGCCGGGCGCTTGTCGAGGAGTGCATCCCCGGCTTTGAAGTGGGCGTCGCCATCATGGGCAACCGGGAGCTGACAGTCGGGGAGGTCGATGAAATCGAGCTCGCAGACGGCTTTTTCGACTTCACGGAAAAGTATCAGCTGATCACTTCCAAAATCCATGTGCCGGCGAGAATCGAGCCGGAGAAAGCCTCCGAGATCAAGCGTGCCGCAGAGGCCGTCTACCGGGCGCTCGGCTGCCGGGGCTTCGCGCGGGTCGATCTGTTTTTGACGCCGGCGGGGGAGATCGTGTTCAACGAGATCAACACCATACCGGGCTTCACGGCCCACAGCCGCTTTCCCGGCATGATGCGCGCGGCGGGCCTGACGCTCGCGCAGGTGGTCGCCCGCGTGATCGAACTGGCGGTGCAGCCGTGA
- a CDS encoding AEC family transporter, whose amino-acid sequence MQVEFSVVLTQFLFFGLMILIGFLSIKLRLIDGQVLSSVAMLIARLIMPCMIFGNIAGVGTLRELLAAWPMLLAGLVELLFMIALGMATARLARLRGDRHDAYVAAHAFSNSGFMGIPLMESLYGAAGILRISLYSLPENALMWTLGVHLTTGRAERAGRAGGLRATAFNMLRQPTVLALLLGIAALVLRVDPDNIVVDTIAGIGGTSKYIAMLYLGGSIAFLDFKSFFRERSIFLLIASKLIVAPLALYYLLRLLPVFSPEVALTAAIVASLPAMSSTAIFARAGNSEAADYVTQCVMMTTLFSLVTIPFVLWLCR is encoded by the coding sequence ATGCAGGTGGAATTCAGCGTTGTGCTGACACAGTTTCTCTTCTTTGGGCTGATGATTCTCATCGGCTTTCTGTCGATCAAGCTCCGGCTCATCGACGGGCAGGTGCTCTCGTCGGTGGCGATGCTCATCGCGCGGCTGATCATGCCCTGTATGATCTTCGGAAACATCGCGGGCGTCGGTACGCTGCGCGAGCTGCTCGCGGCCTGGCCGATGCTGCTCGCAGGGCTCGTCGAGCTGCTGTTCATGATCGCGCTGGGGATGGCGACCGCGCGACTTGCGCGCCTGCGCGGCGACCGGCACGACGCCTATGTGGCCGCGCACGCTTTCTCAAACTCCGGCTTTATGGGCATTCCCCTGATGGAGTCGCTCTACGGCGCGGCGGGAATTCTGCGCATCTCGCTGTACAGCCTGCCGGAGAACGCCCTGATGTGGACGCTCGGCGTCCATCTCACCACGGGCCGGGCCGAGCGCGCGGGGCGCGCCGGCGGGCTGCGTGCAACGGCTTTCAACATGCTGCGCCAGCCGACGGTGCTCGCGCTGCTGCTCGGGATTGCGGCGCTCGTGCTGCGCGTAGACCCCGACAACATCGTCGTCGACACCATCGCGGGAATCGGCGGCACGAGCAAGTACATCGCCATGCTCTACCTCGGCGGCAGCATTGCCTTTCTGGATTTTAAGAGCTTCTTTCGCGAGAGGAGCATTTTTCTGCTCATTGCGTCCAAACTGATTGTGGCGCCGCTGGCGCTCTACTATCTGCTGCGGCTGCTGCCGGTGTTCTCGCCTGAGGTGGCGCTGACCGCGGCGATTGTCGCGTCGCTGCCCGCGATGAGCTCCACCGCGATCTTCGCGCGCGCCGGCAACAGCGAGGCCGCCGACTATGTGACCCAGTGCGTGATGATGACCACGCTCTTTTCCCTTGTGACCATTCCGTTTGTCCTGTGGCTCTGCCGCTAG
- a CDS encoding iron-containing alcohol dehydrogenase: MIRNFNYFIPTRVVFGPGCLEQLATIAMPGKKAILVTFADLSMSRLGYVERIVGLLKKQNIDVVVFEKVLTNPLTGTVDEGVALMKQEGCDFIIALGGGSPIDTSKAMSVAAANGGRYWDYVPAGTGGRKPVEKSPLPVVAINTTAGTGSEVTPIAVITNPDTNEKVSLRIDELYPRMSFIDPELMLSLPKGLTAFQGLDAFLHAAEGYISRQSQFITDRFALEAVRLVYQNLGECVNNGKNLEARTSVALASTLAGMVIALAGCITEHSMEHPISAHFPRVPHGAGLALIFEQYFTKVVEKGTVNDRLIELAQAMGVKVEGTDEAARAMCFVRAGVEMLRACGIDRISHEAFGIENPDVDQLTEDTFGYSSGNFVRDPYELTRDDVREIFTKSLLEAK, encoded by the coding sequence TTGATCAGGAATTTCAACTATTTTATCCCAACCAGAGTGGTGTTTGGCCCCGGCTGCCTTGAACAGCTCGCAACGATCGCAATGCCCGGTAAAAAGGCCATTCTTGTGACCTTTGCGGATCTGTCGATGAGCAGGCTCGGCTATGTCGAGCGCATCGTGGGGCTTCTCAAAAAGCAGAATATCGACGTTGTGGTCTTTGAAAAAGTGCTCACCAATCCCCTGACGGGCACGGTGGACGAGGGTGTGGCGCTGATGAAGCAGGAGGGCTGCGATTTCATCATCGCGCTCGGCGGCGGCAGCCCGATTGACACCTCCAAGGCCATGTCGGTGGCCGCGGCGAACGGCGGCCGGTACTGGGACTATGTGCCCGCCGGAACCGGCGGCAGAAAGCCGGTTGAGAAGAGCCCCCTGCCGGTGGTCGCCATCAACACGACGGCGGGCACGGGCAGCGAGGTCACGCCCATCGCGGTCATCACGAACCCCGACACAAACGAAAAGGTCTCTCTTCGCATCGACGAGCTCTACCCGCGCATGTCCTTCATTGACCCGGAGCTGATGCTCTCGCTGCCAAAGGGGCTGACCGCGTTTCAGGGGCTCGACGCGTTTCTGCACGCGGCGGAGGGCTACATCTCCCGCCAGAGCCAGTTTATCACCGACCGCTTTGCGCTCGAGGCCGTGCGGCTGGTGTACCAGAATCTCGGCGAGTGCGTCAACAACGGCAAAAACCTCGAGGCGCGCACCTCGGTCGCCCTTGCGAGCACACTTGCGGGAATGGTGATCGCGCTCGCGGGCTGCATCACCGAGCACTCCATGGAGCACCCGATCAGCGCCCACTTCCCGCGTGTGCCGCACGGGGCGGGGCTTGCGCTGATCTTTGAGCAGTACTTCACCAAGGTGGTGGAGAAAGGCACGGTCAACGACCGCCTGATCGAGCTTGCGCAGGCCATGGGCGTCAAGGTCGAGGGGACGGACGAGGCGGCGCGCGCCATGTGCTTTGTGCGCGCGGGCGTCGAGATGCTCAGGGCCTGCGGCATTGACCGCATCAGCCACGAGGCCTTTGGCATTGAAAACCCCGACGTCGACCAGCTCACGGAGGACACGTTCGGCTACTCGAGCGGCAACTTCGTACGCGACCCCTACGAGCTCACGCGCGACGACGTGCGCGAGATCTTCACAAAATCACTGTTGGAAGCGAAATGA